In Anolis carolinensis isolate JA03-04 chromosome 4, rAnoCar3.1.pri, whole genome shotgun sequence, the genomic window CTCCAAAAAGTGAGCCACTTGGAGAGGTGGCGAGAGGGGCTTCTTCCTCGGCGCAGAGTTTCCCCCCAAAACACCTTGAGTCCCGCTTTGTCCCTCACAGGAAGAAGtctgcggcggcggcggagggcgCCTTGTTGTTggcgttgctgttgttgttggctGCCTCCCGGCCCGTCCCGTAGGGGCgcgcgttgttgttgttgccgttGTTGTTTGTGTTGCCGGCGGAGGCGAGGGCGAGCTTCTCGTACTTGTCCTTGTAGAGGTCCCTCTCCTTGGCGAGGCGGGCGAGCTCGGCCTTGAGGGCCTCGACCTGGCCCTGGAGCTGCCCCTTCTCGGCCTCCAGGATGTGCCGCTGCTGGACGCGCTTGTAGCGGCAGGACTGGGCGTAGCCGCGGTTCTTGAGCGTGCGGCGCTTCTGCTTGAGGCGGATCACCTCCTCCTTGCTGAAGCCGCGCAGCTGCCGGTTCAGCTCCCGCACCGACATGGAGACCAGCTGGTCGTCCGAGAAGCGCTCCTCCAGCCGCAGCGCGTGGtgcgggtggtggtggtggtggtgcgggTGGTGCGCGTGGTGCTGGTGCCCCCCCGCCgggtgggggtggtggtggtggtggtgctggtgCCCCGCCGAGGGGGCCATCTCCTCGCTGGGGAAGCCCTGCCCGCCTCGGAAGCCTTCATAgttctggtggtggtggtggtggtggtggtgcgggGCCCCGATGAGCGCCTCCACGGCGTCCTCGGGCGTCAGGTTCAGCGCCTCGGGGTTCAGGTGGGGCGGGTAGCCGGACATCCAGTAGAGCTCCTCCAGCTGCGCCTTGCTTTGGGCCCCGGCGCCGTGCCCGCCCTGCTGGAGAGGCCCACCCGGGGCCTGCCCCCCGTGGGGCCCCCCACCCGCGCCCCCTCCGCCTCCCCCTCCGGGGCTGGGGGCGCAGAAGGAGGGCGAGGAGGGCACGGAGGAGCAGGGCGTGCTGAGCGGCGTGGACGAGAGCGAGCCCGCCGGGGGGAGGCGGTGGCAGAAGCGCTCCCGCTCCGCCTCGGCCGGCTCCTTCTTCACCTCGAACTTCATCAGGTCGAAGTCGTTGACGTACTCGATGGCCAAGGGGCTGGTGGGCAGGTGGTCCGCCGGGGCGCCCCCCACGCCCACGCCCACGCCCAGGGGCAGCTCCGGGGCAGACATCCTCTCAGGACCGCGCACGCATCGCCCGCCACGCCGGGCAAAGACAGGCGCCAAGGGCGGCCTTTCCTGGGGGTCTCCTTCGGGGAAAGAGGGGGTCCCAAAGAGGCAGAGGGAAACAGAGGGAGAGGGGCACCTCCGGAGCCAAGCGCTCTCGCCTTTGGGGGGGAAAAGGGGGTCcaaaaaaggaggagaaacacCTTGGGAAACAAGCCCTGGAGTGGAGTCCTTCTTCCGACTACGCTCTCctagggaaaggaggaggaggaggaatatctTAGCCAAGCCCTGGAGTTGAGTCCTTCCCACTAATAGGAAATAGGAGGTCTAAAAGGGAAAGTAGGGAAAGAGGAGAAGGGTGAGGGTCTTCAGAGCTAAGCGCTCTCTCCTTTGGGAAATAAAGGAgtccagaagagaaggaaggagccaAGAACtggagtccttccttccttttccttcccttccttcggCTCTCTTTAGGAAATAGGAGGTCtaaaagggaaaggaggaaagaggagaagggTGGGGGTCTTCAGAAAAAAGCACTCtctcctttgggggaaaaaagggtccaaaagaggaggaggaagaggagaaacagCTTGAGAGCCAAGCTCTGGAGTtaagtccttccttccttcctaaggcTCTCTTTAGGAAATAGGTCTAAAAGGGAAAGTAGGGAAAGAGGAGAAGGGTGGGGGTCTTCAGAATAAAGCACTCTCTCCTTTGGGGGGGGAAAAGGGGgtccgaaagagaaggaggaaaaggagaaacagCTTGAGAGCAAAGCCCTGGAGTTGAGTCCTTCTTCCGACTACACTTTTtctagggaaaaggaagaggaggaggaggaggaataccTTGGGAGCCAAGCTCTGGAGTTGAGTCCTTCCCactaataggaaataaatagggAAAGTCTAAAAGGGAAAGTGAGAAGGAGGAGGACCTCCAGAGCCAAGCACTCTCTCCTCTGGGGAGGAAAAAAAGtccgaaagagaaggagaaagagcaaAAAAAACGGAAAGTGAGGAGAAGGAGGACAATCAGAGCCAAGCACTCTCTCctttggggaggaaaaaaaagaactCCAAAAGAGAAAGAGCAAAGTGCTAGAGTttagtctttccttccttccttccttccttcctgcgcttctctttcggaaagaggagaaggagggcctTCAGAGCAAAGCGCTCTCGGAGCCAAGCAGGGGAGTGGAGTCTTTCTGGAAGCTCTCCTTGGGAAAGAAAGAGCCCAAAAGGGaaactgaggaggaggaggagaagggataCTTTGCTCTGGAGTGGAGTCCTTCTTCCAATTAAGCTCTTctagggaaaggaggaggaggaggaataccTTGGGAGCCAAGCTCTGGAGCTGAGTCCTTCCCACTAAGCTCTCTTTAGGAAAGAAATAGGAGGTCTAAAAGGGAAGGTGGgaatgaggagaaggaggagggcctTCGGAGCAAAGCCCTGAGGCCAAGCTCTCTCTCCTttgggagaaaagaaaaggaggaacaCCTTGAGCACCAAGCCCTGGATGGAGCCTGGTCCTTCTTCTAACTAGGGAAAGAAGAGAGtccaaaagggaaagagagaaaaaggaggaggagggtctTCAGAGCCAGGCGCAAAAGGGGGtcccaagggaaaggaagggggcaGGAAAGGGCGCACTGCCTGGAGGAGAAAATGTTTCCTCCCTTGAGGAATACAAGGAATACGAAGAGCAAAGGGCTCTCCCTTTGGGGAAGGAtcaagggagaggaggaggatcccCTTGGGAGCAAAGCAGCCCACTTTGCGgtggggaaaagggggaaagaaacagGAAAGTTCTCTCTTCTTTGGGGATTAAAAGAGAGGAAGGGTCTCTCCTCCTTCCTGGCCCTGGACTGCTCTTGTCTTCTCTGGGAGAGGGGAACAAGACTATACTGTCAGGAGGTTAGACCAAGACTAGTCAAGCTAATACTACTAAGAGAGCTCTTTCCCACGATTCtcttttggaaacagacagctaAGGAGTTTGAAACTTCTTTTCCTGCCACGGAGCCGCTTTGGGTCTCAATCAAgcaaaagtaggatataaataataataataataataataataataataataataataataataataataataataataataaggaagggcgctttctggaatttccaaaaCTCTCCCTTTTTTTTCCAATGATTTGCCGGCCGCTTTTGCGCCTCTGATCGTGATATTTATTCAACCCACTTTCCCCTCTTCAAAGAGACCCAAAACAGGACCATTGACATTTATAATCCCATATCAACCCAAACATAGGACTGGAGGTAAACAAGAGTCCAGGTCAACCCGCAGAGATCAATGGGCTTAATTGACAAACCAGAGTTTAcaaaaaacaacatataaaaattaaaaactatttCAGATACTTATAAAACACTCCTCCTAGTTTTCCGAACTTGTGGGGTTTGTTTAGGTCATGAAAAGggggatacaaataataataataataataaaatattaataatattaattaattaaatataaaatagcaattaacaaagagggaggaagggagggagggagggggtggcTCTGGGGCccagcctccccctccccaagAAAGGCTCTCTTTGTGACCCCCAAAATAGGAGAAGGAAGTTGAGAGttggagaagggagagagggaaaggaggaaggaaaggaaggcaagAAGCTCCCCAGGAAAGGCGCCCCAACCCGGACTCTTCAGCCAACTTCGTGCCGCTCCTCGGGGGTCTTTGGAGGCGATCCGGGCCAAACCGGGGGCTTATAGGTCCAAAagtcggagagagagagagagagagagggtccAGTCCTTGCTATGGTTCAGTCCCACTTCAGAGTCCCAGCTGAGGAAGATGACGGAGAGTCTTGACGCTTTCTTTGCAGTCGCTTTGCAAATGATCTTTGCAAGCAGAAGCAACCAGGGAGGGGGGCTTGGAAgaagaataatattaataataataagagtcagGGGGCGGACCGATGCCCCTtcgctttctttcttttcctcttttcctttgaaGCCCCCCTCCCCTGTATTAGCATTCGCAGCAGCAGCAACTGCCTTCTCCTTTGCAAATCACTGAACTGCTGAATGGAGCATTCTGGCTTTTATCAGGAGCCCGGGCAAGTCCCGCCTCCCGGCCCGGGGAGCCTTCCCCGTAACCAATGGCTGGGCCGGGCCAGCGGGGGGATTTGCATATCCCTATAGCAACGCCCGGGTCCAGCTGTCAGTCTCCAGGCGGGAACAGCTGGAAGCCAAAGGGGGAAAGGCAGCCAGGGAGGAGGCCCGCCCTCTAGCGGCCAAAGCGGGGAAAGGCGGGTCGCCAAACACGTGTGAAAGGGATCTGACACGTGTCGCGACTCTGGCGCAAGTTTGGGTTCTGAGACAAGACTCCCACTGGGATCCAAAGGCACAATTGCATTCCTTCTTTGGAATCTTTGAAACAGaatctgcatggccatctgtccggggtgctttgaatgtggttttcctgcttcttggcagaattgggtcggactggatggcccaggaggtctcctccaattctaggatacaattattctatgatttaatGTAtaggcagagtttggaaaagtattGGCTacagcaaagaagaagaagaagaagaagaagaagaagaagaagaatggctaacaactggaagaacttatctgatacaaaaggatccagccaaAGGAGCAggaccaggaaactacaggccaataacatgtctgcctacTATgcttaaactactgactggcatcatagctgacagaattcaagactatcttgaagaaaaaaacatcttgccagatgaacagaaaggcaacaaacggaaaagcaggggcacaaaagaccagttattgattgacaaaatgattctggagaactgtaagaaccgaaaagctaatcttcacataatgtggattgactacaaaaaggcctttgactcactcccacacagctggatcatcaagtgcctggatgccatcgggatttgtaaaaacgttggcaccttcattgaaaacatgatggagcactggaaaactgaactgtttgttggaaatgaaagttatggacttgtcaacaccaggagaggaattttccagggagactcattgtcccctctgcttttcattattgccatgatccctctgtcaacaatcttacaaaaaacaaatctcggctaccaaacatctaagaaatttcacgaaatttcgcatctgatgtacatagatgacctgaagctgtatggaaaaatggaaactgaaatctagtctctgaccaacactgtccgaatttttagcactgatatcaacatggagtttggcttggacaaatgttcgacagtggcaatgaagaagggaaaaatcattgaaagtgagggcataaatatgcctaatggccaaacaataaagtgtcaccagccagaggcctataaatatctgggcatattacagctggacaacatcaagcatgaacatgtgaaaactgtggtcagcaaagaatacacacaaagggtcagaaaaattctcaaaagcaagctcaatggaggcaacaccatcaaggccataaacacctgggccatacctgtcataagatatactgctggcattataaactggacacagatggaactggacaatttggacagaaaaacaagaaaactcatgaccattcatcactcactgcaccctcgcagtgatgttgaccggctatatctgcctagaagatcagggggcagaggactcttacaagtaaaacaagcagtcaaagaagaagaacatgccctggcagaatatgtcaagcaaagtgaagaacctgctttgattgaagtcaaaaatcagaaactcctcaaagcacagcagacaaaaaaccagtacaagaaaaccgcactacaaactagagctgacagctggcacaacaaaacactgcatggaaagttccttgacaaaattggaggaaaagctgataaagagaagacctggctctggctcacgaatgggaccctgaagaaggagacagaaggcctgatccttgagcccaggagcaagacatcagaacaaatgcaattcaggccaagatcgaaaaatcagctgatgaccgaaaatgcagactctgcaaggaaaccaatgaaactattgatcatatcctcagctgctgtaaga contains:
- the mafa gene encoding transcription factor MafA, with the translated sequence MSAPELPLGVGVGVGGAPADHLPTSPLAIEYVNDFDLMKFEVKKEPAEAERERFCHRLPPAGSLSSTPLSTPCSSVPSSPSFCAPSPGGGGGGGAGGGPHGGQAPGGPLQQGGHGAGAQSKAQLEELYWMSGYPPHLNPEALNLTPEDAVEALIGAPHHHHHHHHQNYEGFRGGQGFPSEEMAPSAGHQHHHHHHPHPAGGHQHHAHHPHHHHHHPHHALRLEERFSDDQLVSMSVRELNRQLRGFSKEEVIRLKQKRRTLKNRGYAQSCRYKRVQQRHILEAEKGQLQGQVEALKAELARLAKERDLYKDKYEKLALASAGNTNNNGNNNNARPYGTGREAANNNSNANNKAPSAAAADFFL